The following are from one region of the Myxococcales bacterium genome:
- a CDS encoding aldo/keto reductase, which yields MSTQTSEQRRLGSSDLSVSTVTLGAWALGGSMWGGQDEKHAIAAIDASLAAGVTCIDTAPIYGMGHSETLVGQALRQLRTPRQQVVIATKCGLAWDSRVGTFKFDLTDVDGSVHPVFHDLRPERVRQECEDSLRRLQVDYIDLYQVHWPEPAKPVTAALETLAQLRNEGKIRWIGVSNFSVAQLEEASKVAPVVSVQPPYNLLERGLEAALLPWCREHAVGVIAYSPIARGLLSGKYKPDHTFPANDHRATVRWFQPEVRHKVDAALAQARDMAHAHSCTLANLAAAWVIGQAGVTSAIVGARNAEQARENARAMSVKLSQEDKDALSRTFAGI from the coding sequence ATGAGCACGCAGACCTCGGAGCAACGGCGGCTGGGCTCGTCGGACCTTTCCGTCAGCACCGTCACACTCGGCGCCTGGGCCCTTGGCGGCTCCATGTGGGGCGGACAGGACGAAAAGCACGCCATCGCAGCGATCGACGCCAGCCTCGCGGCCGGAGTCACGTGCATCGACACGGCGCCCATCTACGGCATGGGCCACTCCGAGACCCTCGTTGGACAAGCCCTGCGGCAGCTACGCACCCCGAGGCAGCAGGTGGTGATCGCCACGAAGTGCGGTCTTGCATGGGACAGCCGCGTCGGCACCTTCAAGTTCGACCTGACCGACGTCGACGGCTCCGTCCACCCCGTTTTCCATGACCTCCGCCCCGAGCGTGTGCGGCAGGAATGCGAAGACAGCCTCCGGCGGCTGCAAGTCGACTACATCGACCTTTACCAAGTTCACTGGCCCGAACCGGCAAAACCCGTGACGGCCGCTCTGGAAACCCTGGCGCAGCTCCGCAACGAGGGGAAGATCCGCTGGATCGGCGTTTCGAACTTCTCAGTGGCCCAGCTCGAGGAGGCCAGCAAGGTGGCGCCGGTCGTCAGCGTTCAACCACCCTACAATCTGCTCGAGCGGGGACTCGAGGCAGCTCTGCTTCCTTGGTGTCGCGAACACGCGGTGGGCGTCATCGCTTACAGCCCCATCGCGCGCGGTTTGCTCTCGGGAAAGTACAAACCCGACCACACGTTCCCCGCCAACGATCACCGCGCCACGGTGCGGTGGTTTCAGCCCGAAGTCAGGCACAAGGTGGACGCCGCGCTCGCTCAGGCGCGTGACATGGCGCACGCACACAGCTGCACGTTGGCGAACCTGGCTGCGGCGTGGGTCATAGGTCAAGCTGGTGTGACCTCGGCGATCGTCGGTGCGCGCAACGCGGAACAGGCTCGCGAAAACGCGCGGGCCATGTCCGTAAAGCTCTCGCAGGAGGACAAGGACGCGCTGTCGCGCACGTTCGCGGGCATATGA
- a CDS encoding MBL fold metallo-hydrolase: protein MEVTFWGVRGSIPSPGPGTVRYGGNTACVSVRLASGELVILDLGTGARNLGNALMEGPFGKGKGRATILLSLAQWDHIQGFPFFVPFYVPGNQFTIYGGPRQRAELEGILERQMAAQYFPVQTYKNMAAQLSLASLPEGDTLVLGSATVRAAREGGPLGATVYRIEEGGRSLAYAGHGACADRGDGRRSLLAGVDLLIHEASFSVDDGRRYPDRGLSSVDQAVTCAVEAGAKTLALFHYDQDYTDAEVDALANEGKRLASGGLRVVAAAERQRFTL from the coding sequence ATGGAGGTGACATTCTGGGGCGTTCGCGGTTCGATCCCGTCTCCGGGTCCGGGCACAGTCCGCTACGGAGGCAACACAGCCTGCGTGTCCGTGCGCCTGGCCAGCGGCGAGCTCGTGATCCTCGATCTCGGCACCGGCGCGCGAAACCTGGGCAACGCTCTCATGGAAGGGCCCTTCGGCAAGGGGAAGGGCCGCGCCACGATTTTGTTGTCCCTCGCGCAGTGGGATCACATCCAGGGGTTTCCCTTCTTCGTGCCGTTCTACGTGCCTGGAAATCAGTTCACGATTTACGGTGGCCCCCGGCAGCGTGCGGAGCTCGAGGGAATCCTCGAACGGCAAATGGCCGCTCAATACTTCCCCGTGCAGACGTACAAGAACATGGCGGCCCAGCTGTCGCTTGCGTCCCTGCCCGAGGGCGACACGCTGGTCTTGGGCAGCGCCACGGTGAGGGCCGCGCGTGAGGGCGGCCCGCTCGGGGCCACCGTTTACCGCATCGAGGAGGGGGGCAGGTCGCTGGCGTATGCGGGCCACGGGGCCTGTGCCGATCGGGGAGATGGGCGCCGCAGCTTGTTGGCCGGGGTGGACTTGCTCATCCACGAAGCGTCCTTTTCCGTGGACGACGGTCGACGCTATCCCGATCGAGGGCTGTCCTCGGTCGATCAGGCGGTCACCTGTGCCGTGGAAGCGGGAGCCAAAACGCTGGCGCTCTTTCACTACGACCAGGACTACACCGACGCCGAGGTCGACGCCTTGGCCAATGAGGGCAAGCGCTTGGCTTCAGGCGGGCTGCGCGTGGTGGCAGCCGCCGAGCGTCAGCGTTTCACCTTGTGA
- a CDS encoding alpha/beta fold hydrolase, producing MGILDRLLDATRTLGQQVTDTSQAAVYVRQLLRGNYGPHAASVGPPEHDTAAPDTPPAPVLLLQGYLANRGSVHLLAKRLHERGHVVLTYKLGRMNVGDIRDTAGLVARKVEALVEQTGVDRVDIVGHSMGGLVGLYYVKRLGGRHRVRRMVLLGSPAAGTWSAVFGLITAPLGAASRQLLPGSSFLRELKETPLPPGVELVTISGERDFFAPVRTTVLQGARHIELPTTHSGLLVEEPVAEALDRILRGQPPPA from the coding sequence ATGGGGATTCTGGACCGCCTACTGGACGCCACGCGGACCCTGGGGCAACAGGTCACGGACACGAGCCAAGCCGCCGTGTACGTGCGGCAGCTGCTGCGCGGCAACTACGGCCCCCACGCAGCGAGCGTTGGTCCGCCCGAACACGACACCGCGGCGCCTGACACCCCGCCCGCCCCGGTCCTGCTGCTTCAAGGTTATCTGGCGAACCGGGGCTCGGTGCATCTTTTGGCCAAGCGCCTGCACGAGCGGGGACACGTCGTTCTCACTTACAAGCTGGGGCGGATGAATGTGGGCGACATCCGCGACACAGCGGGTCTCGTGGCCCGCAAGGTGGAGGCGCTCGTCGAGCAGACGGGGGTCGACCGCGTGGACATCGTGGGCCACTCGATGGGCGGCCTCGTGGGGCTCTACTACGTCAAGCGGCTCGGGGGCCGTCACCGCGTGCGCCGCATGGTGCTCTTGGGCTCGCCAGCCGCAGGGACCTGGTCAGCGGTTTTTGGGCTGATCACGGCCCCCCTGGGAGCGGCGAGCCGACAGTTGCTGCCCGGCAGCAGCTTCCTCCGCGAGCTCAAGGAGACGCCCCTGCCTCCGGGGGTCGAATTGGTCACCATTTCGGGGGAGCGGGACTTTTTTGCTCCCGTGCGCACCACGGTCTTGCAGGGGGCCCGGCACATCGAACTGCCCACCACCCACTCGGGACTGCTGGTGGAAGAGCCCGTGGCCGAGGCCCTGGACCGCATCCTGCGAGGCCAGCCCCCGCCGGCGTAG
- a CDS encoding sigma 54-interacting transcriptional regulator: protein MNAPKSPTRIINPEAPITRQSGRGRFIVLHGQDRGESFVLETSPLLLGSGNDCQLQLTDPTVSRRHLEIRLADGGLLLRDLGSTNGSFVKGARFRELELGYGMEIQVGQTVMKYVPDEQAVEVLPGDKERFGALFGRDPKMRRLFSLLEDVAQTDATVLLEGETGTGKELFAEEIHRHSHRKGQPLVVFDCAAVPHELIESALFGHVKGAFTGAISERRGAFGEADGGTLFLDEIGELGLDLQPTLLRVLDKQMVRPVGGDAYRKVNVRVVAATNRDLRVEVSQKRFREDLYYRLAVVRITIPPLRERHDDIPLLARHFVKEMSHGKALRVHKHDLERLKQHGWPGNVRELRNAIERVVALCRDNELDFSQTFPDGAPSSTPAPAEIPFELPFKDAKAVMVDAFERAYLAKLLETHHGNLSAAARAAELDRKHLRELLRKHGLRDPDASLT from the coding sequence ATGAACGCCCCGAAGTCGCCCACCCGGATCATCAACCCGGAAGCGCCGATCACGCGCCAGTCTGGTCGCGGTCGCTTCATCGTCCTGCATGGGCAGGATCGGGGGGAGTCTTTCGTCCTCGAGACCAGCCCGCTCCTGCTCGGGTCGGGAAACGACTGCCAACTCCAGCTCACCGATCCCACGGTGTCCCGTCGACACCTCGAGATTCGCCTCGCCGACGGCGGTCTGCTGCTGCGTGACTTGGGTTCGACCAACGGCTCGTTCGTCAAGGGCGCCCGCTTCCGAGAGCTGGAACTGGGCTACGGCATGGAGATCCAGGTGGGGCAGACGGTCATGAAGTACGTGCCCGACGAGCAAGCCGTCGAGGTGCTCCCAGGCGACAAAGAGCGCTTCGGCGCCCTCTTCGGACGCGACCCGAAGATGCGGCGCCTGTTCTCGCTGCTCGAGGACGTCGCGCAGACCGACGCCACGGTTTTGCTCGAGGGTGAGACCGGCACGGGCAAGGAGCTGTTCGCCGAAGAGATCCACCGGCACAGCCACCGCAAAGGACAACCCTTGGTGGTGTTCGATTGCGCGGCGGTGCCCCACGAACTCATCGAGTCTGCGCTCTTCGGGCACGTCAAGGGCGCCTTCACGGGTGCGATCAGCGAGCGACGGGGTGCGTTCGGCGAAGCGGACGGCGGCACGTTGTTTCTCGACGAGATTGGGGAGCTCGGGCTGGATCTGCAGCCCACCTTGCTCCGCGTGCTCGACAAGCAGATGGTTCGCCCCGTCGGAGGCGACGCCTATCGCAAGGTGAACGTGCGCGTGGTGGCCGCCACCAACCGTGATCTGCGCGTGGAGGTCAGCCAGAAGCGATTCAGGGAGGATCTCTATTACCGGCTGGCCGTGGTGCGCATCACCATTCCGCCCTTGCGCGAACGCCACGACGACATTCCCTTGCTCGCGCGTCACTTCGTCAAGGAGATGAGCCATGGCAAGGCACTTCGTGTGCACAAGCACGATCTGGAGCGCCTCAAGCAGCACGGATGGCCGGGCAACGTCCGCGAGTTACGAAACGCCATCGAACGTGTCGTCGCGCTCTGCCGTGACAACGAGCTCGATTTTTCCCAGACCTTCCCGGACGGAGCGCCCTCGAGCACGCCGGCCCCCGCCGAGATCCCCTTCGAGCTTCCCTTCAAGGACGCCAAGGCCGTGATGGTCGATGCCTTCGAGCGCGCGTACCTCGCCAAGCTGCTCGAGACCCACCACGGCAACCTGTCGGCCGCCGCCCGCGCGGCAGAGCTGGACCGCAAGCACCTGCGCGAGCTGCTGCGCAAACACGGTCTGCGCGACCCCGACGCAAGCCTGACGTGA
- a CDS encoding serine/threonine protein kinase, translating into MSTPPPPALRRYRIERYLTEGGMGAIYLGKRLGAGGFERPVVLKQLLPEFTSRPEFRDLFFREARISASLDHVNIVRTYDLVRSDDTLFIVMEYVRGTDLRTINWRARLRRRALSPAAILFIGQEILAGLAYMHGKADGQGKPLGIIHRDVSPSNILCSAQGEVKLSDFGIAKASAFASVFYRVRGKVGYMSPEQARSEPLDGRSDAFSLAVCLFESFLGSRLFVGDLQTPPEEVYARALPSLRQVVPGLPEDVEQVFARALCRQPNDRFRSAAEFHQTLRAVCHHHGLAYGAADLARELGQLLGPDPERWAHDDSAVSADTERLAVGEGHGHPGEALPIGKEATPFDSLDSLRETAARHAAVPRFASE; encoded by the coding sequence ATGAGCACGCCACCGCCACCCGCTTTGCGGCGGTATCGCATCGAGCGCTATCTCACCGAAGGCGGCATGGGAGCCATCTACCTGGGCAAACGCCTCGGGGCCGGTGGGTTCGAAAGACCCGTGGTGCTCAAGCAGCTCTTGCCCGAGTTTACGTCCCGGCCCGAGTTTCGCGATCTGTTCTTCCGCGAGGCGCGCATTTCGGCCTCGCTCGATCACGTAAACATCGTGCGCACCTACGATCTGGTCCGCTCCGACGACACGCTCTTCATCGTCATGGAGTACGTACGGGGAACGGATCTTCGCACGATCAATTGGCGCGCCCGCCTGCGGCGCCGTGCCCTGTCCCCGGCGGCGATCCTGTTCATCGGGCAAGAGATCTTGGCTGGTCTTGCGTACATGCATGGCAAGGCCGACGGCCAGGGCAAACCGCTCGGCATCATCCATCGCGACGTGTCGCCCTCGAACATCCTGTGTTCGGCCCAGGGCGAGGTGAAGCTGTCCGACTTCGGAATCGCCAAGGCCTCGGCCTTCGCCTCGGTGTTCTACCGGGTGCGCGGCAAGGTGGGCTACATGTCTCCCGAGCAAGCCCGCAGCGAGCCCCTCGACGGTCGCAGCGACGCGTTCTCTCTGGCGGTCTGCCTCTTCGAGTCCTTCTTGGGTTCACGTTTGTTCGTCGGCGATCTCCAGACTCCGCCCGAAGAGGTCTACGCAAGAGCGTTGCCCAGCCTGAGGCAGGTGGTGCCCGGCCTTCCGGAGGACGTGGAACAGGTCTTCGCCCGCGCCCTGTGTCGGCAACCCAACGATCGCTTTCGCTCGGCCGCGGAGTTTCACCAGACCTTGCGCGCCGTGTGTCACCACCATGGGCTGGCCTATGGAGCGGCCGATCTGGCGCGCGAGCTCGGCCAGCTCTTGGGCCCGGACCCGGAGAGGTGGGCCCACGACGATAGCGCCGTCAGCGCCGATACGGAACGTCTCGCCGTGGGTGAGGGGCACGGCCACCCGGGTGAAGCTCTGCCCATCGGCAAAGAAGCCACCCCCTTCGATTCCCTGGACAGCCTGCGAGAGACCGCCGCCCGGCACGCCGCCGTGCCCCGCTTTGCCTCGGAATGA
- a CDS encoding MBL fold metallo-hydrolase produces MRVRFWGVRGSVPVPGSGTVRYGGNTSCVEVESGGTRVIIDAGTGLRRLGKQLVRGTPSEGKGDAHILISHTHWDHIQGLPFFAPLYQAGNRLNIYARKRDDLRLRTVLAGQTEAPYFPRPFDTARAEVDFCELPDNHRFEIADVRVTTAQLNHPYVATAYALEAGGRKVAYVSDTAPFEKILFGEEFIARPPADDEPLSSSDQAHLARLRQGVVRLCEGADLVVYDTMFTDADYERSPHFGHSRPADAIAICRQAGAKRLALFHHAPERTDEEVDRMRDEARAHAARHAPGLEVVAAFEGLDVGLGPT; encoded by the coding sequence GTGAGGGTGCGCTTTTGGGGCGTGCGCGGCTCCGTGCCGGTGCCAGGGTCGGGCACGGTTCGCTATGGCGGCAACACGTCTTGCGTCGAGGTGGAGTCCGGGGGAACCCGCGTCATCATCGACGCAGGCACGGGCCTGAGACGCCTGGGCAAGCAGCTCGTGCGCGGCACGCCCTCTGAAGGAAAGGGCGATGCCCATATCCTCATCAGCCACACGCACTGGGATCACATCCAGGGGCTGCCTTTTTTCGCTCCCCTCTATCAGGCGGGCAACCGCCTCAACATTTACGCCCGCAAGCGCGACGACCTGCGGTTGCGCACCGTCCTTGCGGGACAAACGGAAGCTCCCTACTTCCCGCGCCCCTTCGATACCGCACGCGCCGAGGTCGACTTCTGTGAACTGCCCGACAATCACCGCTTCGAGATTGCCGATGTGAGGGTGACCACGGCCCAGCTCAACCACCCCTACGTGGCCACGGCGTACGCGCTCGAAGCCGGTGGGCGCAAGGTGGCCTACGTCTCCGATACGGCGCCGTTCGAGAAGATCTTGTTCGGGGAGGAGTTCATCGCCAGGCCCCCGGCCGATGACGAGCCTCTGTCATCTTCTGATCAAGCCCATCTCGCCCGGCTACGGCAGGGGGTCGTGCGGCTGTGCGAGGGGGCCGACCTGGTCGTGTACGACACGATGTTCACAGACGCCGATTACGAGCGCTCTCCCCACTTCGGGCATTCGCGTCCCGCCGACGCCATCGCGATTTGCAGGCAGGCTGGCGCCAAGCGTCTGGCGCTCTTCCACCACGCGCCCGAACGCACGGACGAAGAGGTGGATCGCATGCGGGACGAAGCGCGCGCCCACGCTGCCCGACACGCACCGGGGCTCGAAGTGGTGGCGGCCTTCGAGGGCCTGGACGTGGGGCTGGGGCCCACGTGA
- a CDS encoding DUF4388 domain-containing protein: protein MHDQDNSSGQDAALWALRFISGKYQGGEFPLRPNREIIIGRSSDLDMVLVEDMVSRKHAKIATNEKNITIQDLGSTNGTFVNGEKIRSVELKDGDRILIGTSIIKLVGLNGEVSANNLSETEARSKMQVDATRRPPSRTMSGSIEEIPLPDLIQLLSTSRKSGVLVLRSDLGTGRIYFRTGQIYFASIDESFDVSPRKAMYRMLSWTAGFFELEAPDERTVLEEIQESTEALLMEGMRQMDELKVIGEKLPAPSSVIALPRPLEAKLRDLKPDELDLFQLALAGGTLQSLFDRSRLPDLETAEALKQLIEKGYLQAS from the coding sequence GTGCACGATCAAGACAACAGCAGCGGACAGGATGCGGCCCTTTGGGCCCTGCGCTTCATTTCCGGCAAGTACCAGGGCGGGGAGTTTCCCCTTCGGCCGAACCGGGAAATCATCATCGGGCGCTCCTCCGACCTCGACATGGTCCTCGTGGAAGACATGGTCTCCCGCAAGCACGCGAAGATCGCCACGAACGAAAAGAACATCACCATCCAGGACTTGGGTTCCACGAACGGCACCTTCGTCAACGGGGAGAAGATCCGCAGCGTCGAGCTGAAAGACGGCGATCGGATTCTGATCGGCACCTCGATCATCAAGCTGGTGGGCCTCAACGGCGAGGTCTCCGCCAACAACCTCTCCGAGACCGAAGCCCGCTCGAAGATGCAGGTGGACGCCACGCGCCGCCCCCCGTCTCGCACGATGTCGGGAAGCATCGAGGAGATCCCGCTGCCGGATCTCATTCAGCTGCTCTCCACCAGCCGGAAGTCGGGTGTTCTCGTGTTGCGCTCGGATCTCGGCACCGGCCGAATCTACTTCCGCACCGGCCAGATCTACTTTGCCAGCATCGACGAAAGCTTCGACGTGAGCCCCCGCAAGGCCATGTACCGCATGCTCTCCTGGACCGCGGGCTTCTTCGAGCTCGAAGCCCCGGACGAGCGAACCGTACTCGAAGAAATACAGGAGTCCACCGAGGCGCTGCTCATGGAGGGCATGCGCCAGATGGACGAGCTGAAGGTGATCGGGGAGAAGCTGCCGGCCCCCTCGTCCGTCATTGCCCTGCCCCGCCCGCTCGAAGCCAAGCTGCGCGACCTCAAACCCGACGAGCTCGATCTCTTTCAGCTCGCGCTCGCGGGTGGCACCCTGCAGAGCCTTTTCGACCGCTCGCGGCTTCCCGATCTCGAAACAGCAGAAGCGCTCAAGCAGCTCATCGAGAAGGGCTACCTTCAAGCCTCGTGA
- a CDS encoding PEGA domain-containing protein → MRPNAPAARAPSRIFGRFHFQEILEGPEPFVTYRARTQGLAGLERAFALKTLPVAAVRARPDAARRLLDVASRTAALREARIGQVVDFGMAPEGTVYVATEFLSGVNLSALREGLCREPEVRAVAARVLAHVGAEVAAALAAGHQASPPLVHGGLTPSNVFLTLRGAVKVVDFGQRLAVLSSEDPGPRPSAGPHAAPELVSPEQGSPAADVFALGVLVVELGTGTRPSVSRDVRSGSELSRSLLKLPGELAVPLAGLLRVDPAQRPSAREAERQLRRIATGMADTEVRALLAALARRLSAPPPGTPSESAVLPALEGGAGAVPRAPNAAAQTTEMAPCPADVALSAGDLRAVALDPGRTEASAMFELSVEDLVEALPEGASQAVTSAPRSVALRPKPPPVPTAGAVPPPGRPNMDNLTTGELEAMFAPGLAPGAGPAGQANAMVDPAAPPPENDFSEDAKTNAFEGRKLRPLLGDSFERPRRLSSTAGDVFPPLPEAQNVGAALPWDLDAPGVSGAFLPGLAEPTVEMDARQLLRSELLTGDPLPEDPAGAPADLAPAYSADAGEPEEGADALDSSNEAWEHELVTAQVRSTGRLRLIVTLATAACVALVTGVAGGYLLGERKAPPRASGDAVGPQAFPSPPALPPPAQAPAPPPVARPLPAPLAAAEPAVAPPAPRDAQGRVRVELSSAPPGAVVWINGGERGVTPTTVELKERHKRLLLVLPGHLPVEETLDHATLPATRSWTLVPATLPEPGSAAVSVTCQALGKYPISVDGKETGLLCPADIALAPGAHEVSVFVPWRFKRYVTRIDLLEGQRKKITLSR, encoded by the coding sequence ATGAGACCGAACGCGCCCGCTGCCCGGGCTCCCTCGCGGATCTTTGGGCGCTTCCACTTCCAGGAGATTCTGGAGGGGCCCGAGCCCTTCGTGACGTACCGGGCGCGCACCCAGGGCCTGGCAGGGCTCGAGCGGGCGTTTGCGCTCAAGACCCTGCCCGTAGCCGCGGTCCGGGCTCGGCCAGATGCGGCGCGCAGACTGCTCGACGTGGCCTCGCGTACGGCGGCCCTGCGAGAGGCGCGGATCGGCCAGGTGGTCGACTTCGGAATGGCGCCTGAGGGCACGGTGTACGTGGCCACCGAGTTTCTGTCAGGTGTGAACCTTTCGGCCTTGCGGGAGGGCCTGTGCCGCGAACCCGAGGTCCGCGCCGTGGCCGCGCGGGTTCTGGCTCATGTGGGGGCCGAAGTGGCGGCGGCGCTCGCGGCGGGGCACCAGGCAAGCCCCCCGCTCGTCCACGGAGGCCTCACGCCCTCGAACGTCTTCCTGACTCTGCGGGGCGCGGTCAAGGTGGTCGATTTCGGCCAGCGCTTGGCCGTGCTTTCGAGCGAGGACCCGGGGCCGAGGCCATCGGCCGGCCCTCACGCGGCGCCGGAGCTGGTCTCGCCTGAACAGGGCTCGCCGGCCGCGGACGTGTTTGCGCTGGGGGTGCTCGTCGTCGAGCTCGGCACCGGCACGAGACCGTCGGTTTCGCGGGACGTGCGGAGCGGTTCGGAGCTCAGTCGGTCCCTGTTGAAGCTTCCTGGCGAGTTGGCGGTGCCCCTGGCGGGCCTGCTTCGTGTGGATCCGGCGCAACGGCCCTCGGCGCGTGAGGCGGAGCGCCAGCTGCGGCGTATCGCTACGGGGATGGCGGATACGGAAGTGCGCGCCCTGCTAGCGGCCCTGGCCCGGCGCTTGTCCGCGCCCCCCCCGGGCACGCCCAGCGAAAGTGCGGTGTTGCCTGCTCTCGAGGGCGGGGCGGGGGCGGTACCTCGAGCCCCGAACGCCGCCGCCCAAACCACCGAGATGGCGCCGTGCCCGGCAGATGTGGCGCTCTCGGCGGGCGACCTCCGCGCCGTGGCCTTGGACCCGGGGCGCACCGAGGCGTCGGCCATGTTCGAGCTGTCGGTCGAGGACTTGGTGGAGGCCTTGCCCGAGGGGGCGTCGCAGGCCGTCACCAGCGCGCCTCGTTCGGTGGCTCTGCGGCCCAAGCCCCCCCCGGTTCCCACCGCTGGGGCAGTGCCGCCTCCGGGACGCCCCAACATGGACAATCTCACCACCGGTGAGCTCGAGGCAATGTTTGCGCCTGGCCTCGCGCCGGGGGCGGGGCCCGCCGGCCAGGCAAACGCCATGGTCGACCCCGCTGCGCCACCGCCCGAAAACGACTTTTCGGAGGATGCAAAGACGAACGCCTTCGAAGGGCGCAAACTAAGGCCCCTTCTGGGCGATTCCTTCGAACGGCCTCGGCGGCTCTCCTCGACCGCCGGAGATGTGTTTCCCCCGCTGCCCGAGGCCCAAAATGTCGGGGCCGCGCTTCCCTGGGACCTGGACGCCCCCGGCGTTTCGGGGGCATTCCTGCCGGGCTTGGCCGAGCCCACCGTCGAGATGGATGCCCGACAGCTGTTGCGATCGGAGCTGCTCACGGGGGATCCCTTGCCGGAAGATCCCGCGGGTGCGCCCGCGGACCTGGCGCCCGCCTACTCTGCGGACGCGGGCGAACCCGAGGAAGGGGCGGACGCGCTCGATTCTTCGAACGAAGCCTGGGAGCATGAACTGGTCACGGCCCAGGTGCGCAGCACGGGCCGGCTCCGGCTGATCGTCACGCTGGCCACGGCCGCGTGTGTGGCGCTCGTCACCGGTGTGGCTGGTGGGTATCTGCTGGGGGAGCGCAAGGCCCCGCCAAGAGCGTCAGGCGACGCCGTGGGCCCGCAGGCGTTTCCGTCGCCACCAGCGCTGCCGCCCCCGGCGCAGGCACCTGCTCCGCCTCCGGTCGCGCGCCCCCTGCCAGCACCCCTCGCTGCGGCAGAGCCCGCTGTGGCCCCACCCGCGCCCCGGGACGCGCAGGGCCGCGTGCGGGTGGAACTGTCGAGCGCCCCCCCAGGCGCCGTCGTCTGGATCAACGGCGGTGAACGCGGCGTCACACCGACGACGGTCGAGCTCAAGGAGAGACACAAGCGGCTCCTGTTGGTCTTGCCTGGCCACCTGCCCGTCGAGGAGACGCTGGATCACGCCACCCTGCCGGCGACGCGTTCGTGGACCCTCGTGCCGGCCACCCTGCCCGAACCAGGCAGCGCTGCGGTGAGCGTGACGTGCCAGGCTCTCGGCAAATATCCCATTTCGGTCGATGGGAAGGAGACAGGGCTCTTGTGCCCTGCCGACATCGCGCTTGCGCCGGGTGCACACGAGGTGTCCGTGTTCGTGCCCTGGCGCTTCAAGCGCTACGTCACCCGGATCGACCTGCTCGAAGGGCAACGAAAGAAGATCACCCTCAGCCGGTGA
- the dmeF gene encoding CDF family Co(II)/Ni(II) efflux transporter DmeF — translation MSVPVAKPWDCRLHEAEVEVRPAERRVLWVVGLTLVTMVAELLVGYWSGSLALVADGWHMASHAGALGLSAGAYWLARARATHRLFVFGTGKVYALAGYTNAVALALVAVWMAIEAFARLRNPEAIAFRDALPVAVIGLVVNVVSAKLLGHPHEEHEEHGAHTHHHEHAEPLHDHDHPADHNLRAAYAHVLADALTSVLAIAGLAAGLWLGWTFLDPLIALLGSAVIMHWAVKLCRSAARQLLDLAPAAGVESRIRDALGAIDDVCITDLHLWEIGPSRFGCVVSIVTQRPRDVGYYRERLLAAVALSHLTVEVHRASPPPATPA, via the coding sequence GTGTCGGTGCCCGTCGCCAAACCTTGGGACTGCCGGCTGCACGAAGCTGAGGTCGAGGTGCGTCCCGCCGAGCGGCGCGTGCTGTGGGTGGTGGGACTAACCCTGGTCACCATGGTGGCCGAGCTGCTGGTGGGATACTGGTCAGGTTCCCTCGCGCTGGTGGCCGATGGCTGGCACATGGCCTCCCACGCCGGCGCGCTTGGGCTCTCGGCCGGTGCGTATTGGCTGGCGCGCGCGCGCGCGACCCACCGGCTCTTCGTTTTTGGCACCGGCAAGGTCTACGCGCTTGCGGGCTACACGAACGCCGTCGCGCTGGCGCTCGTGGCCGTCTGGATGGCCATCGAAGCGTTCGCGCGCCTCCGCAACCCCGAGGCGATCGCCTTTCGCGACGCGCTCCCCGTCGCCGTGATCGGCCTCGTCGTGAACGTCGTCAGCGCCAAGCTGCTCGGCCACCCGCACGAAGAGCACGAAGAGCACGGGGCGCACACGCATCATCACGAACACGCAGAGCCCCTGCACGATCACGATCACCCCGCCGATCACAACCTGCGCGCTGCGTACGCACACGTGCTGGCCGATGCCCTCACGAGCGTGCTCGCCATCGCCGGCTTGGCGGCCGGCCTGTGGCTGGGGTGGACATTCCTCGACCCGCTCATCGCGTTGCTGGGCAGCGCCGTCATCATGCACTGGGCGGTCAAGCTGTGCCGGTCTGCCGCGCGCCAGCTCCTGGACCTGGCGCCTGCAGCGGGCGTCGAGTCGCGCATCCGCGACGCGCTCGGGGCGATCGATGACGTGTGCATCACGGACCTTCACCTCTGGGAGATCGGGCCGAGCCGCTTCGGCTGCGTCGTGTCGATCGTCACCCAACGGCCACGCGACGTCGGCTACTACCGAGAACGGTTGCTGGCGGCCGTGGCTCTGTCCCACCTCACCGTCGAGGTTCACAGGGCCTCGCCCCCACCCGCCACGCCCGCCTGA